In Oryza sativa Japonica Group chromosome 11, ASM3414082v1, the following are encoded in one genomic region:
- the LOC107277119 gene encoding wall-associated receptor kinase 3, whose protein sequence is MATNKRVVELERCMLIGVCLLLLCLLHTAEAQLMQHPPADCPETCGNIAIPYPFGIGNNCSLLGPAGDDFTVVCNDSYNPPRPFRGDYEITGIVLEEGVLNASYTAVPYICYSSPNTSQQFTMSFDLAGSPFLISTTGNKFTAIGCNTLAMIIGKEDMTYFTGCISYCGGDVQKAAPDGSPCSGLGCCQTELTPELSFLNVTWGVDGHNDTTNSAWDYSPCSYAFIADKNWYSFKREDLVGNANYFDKKGIPLVLDWAIRSNGSSCPHESGKMANPVVPYGACVSSHSYCVNVTNNGHGYLCNCSDGYHGNPYLPEGCIDINECDPSTYKENPCPGGTCHNLEGGYKCKCNFGRRKDRKNNNSCQPVLSKSATALIATICAIAISSIVLIFLRMEYEKRKLRDHFNKNGGQLLKNIGIKIFTKEEVGKITNNYSIILGKGGFGEVYKGTTNDNQQVAVKRSIAVDDEARKKDFANEVTIQSQINHKNVVRLVGCCLETNVPMLVSAYIPKGSLHDVLHGNGNHVAKYNLTLQVRLEIAIESAEALAYMHSSASQKILHGDVKSSNILLDDDFKPKVSDFGISRLISIEKNHTNFVVGDINYIDPVYMKTGILTEKSDVYSFGVVLLELITRKKARYDGNNSLPINFVKSYMTDSQAREMLDDDITSPEVMDCLHMIGRIAVQSLKEDVDERPTMKHVLEHLHLVRKEWMQIQGHMSCYQS, encoded by the exons ATGGCAACAAATAAGCGAGTAGTGGAGCTGGAGCGCTGCATGTTGATTGGCGTCTGTCTGCTTCTGCTATGCCTCCTGCACACCGCTGAGGCGCAGTTGATGCAGCATCCGCCGGCGGATTGCCCAGAAACGTGCGGCAATATAGCTATCCCCTACCCATTTGGCATTGGCAACAATTGTTCCTTGCTAGGGCCGGCAGGCGACGACTTCACCGTCGTATGCAATGATAGCTACAACCCACCAAGGCCCTTCAGGGGTGACTATGAGATCACCGGTATCGTGCTGGAGGAAGGCGTGTTGAACGCCAGCTACACAGCCGTGCCGTATATCTGCTATAGCTCGCCCAACACCTCCCAACAATTCACCATGTCATTCGACCTCGCCGGCTCGCCTTTCCTCATCTCGACGACAGGCAACAAGTTCACGGCCATCGGCTGCAACACCCTGGCGATGATTATAGGCAAGGAAGATATGACCTACTTTACCGGCTGCATCTCCTACTGCGGTGGGGATGTACAAAAGGCCGCACCCGATGGCTCGCCGTGCAGTGGCCTCGGCTGCTGCCAGACTGAACTCACGCCGGAGCTCAGCTTCTTGAACGTCACCTGGGGAGTCGATGGCCACAACGACACTACAAATAGTGCGTGGGATTACAGCCCCTGCAGCTACGCCTTCATAGCCGATAAAAACTG GTACTCCTTCAAGCGGGAGGACCTCGTTGGCAATGCCAACTACTTTGACAAAAAAGGCATTCCTTTGGTGCTGGACTGGGCTATCAGGAGTAACGGGTCTTCATGCCCGCACGAGTCTGGCAAGATGGCAAACCCGGTTGTGCCTTACGGTGCTTGCGTGAGCAGCCACAGCTACTGCGTCAACGTCACCAACAACGGACACGGGTACCTCTGTAATTGCTCCGATGGATATCATGGCAATCCTTATCTCCCCGAAGGATGCATAG ATATTAATGAGTGTGATCCATCCACTTATAAAGAGAATCCTTGCCCTGGTGGGACATGCCATAACCTAGAAGGTGGctacaaatgtaaatgcaacttTGGGCGAAGAAAAGATAGAAAAAACAACAATTCCTGTCAACCAGTACTATCCAAATCAGCTACAGCGCTGATCG CAACAATATGTGCCATCGCAATTTCGTCCATCGTACTCATTTTCTTGCGCAtggaatatgagaagaggaagcTTAGAGATCATTTCAACAAAAATGGTGGTCAACTTCTCAAAAACATAGGTATTAAGATATTCACAAAGGAGGAGGTAGGCAAAATCACAAACAATTATAGTATCATTCTTGGAAAGGGTGGCTTCGGTGAGGTGTACAAGGGAACTACTAATGACAACCAGCAAGTTGCGGTGAAGCGCTCCATTGCAGTTGATGATGAGGCACGCAAAAAGGATTTTGCTAATGAGGTTACAATTCAATCTCAAATCAATCATAAGAACGTGGTTAGACTTGTGGGTTGTTGTTTGGAGACAAATGTCCCAATGCTGGTCTCCGCGTACATACCAAAAGGAAGCCTGCACGATGTGCTTCATGGTAATGGCAATCACGTTGCAAAATATAATCTCACATTACAAGTACGTCTAGAAATTGCTATTGAATCTGCAGAAGCTCTAGCTTACATGCATTCATCTGCTAGTCAGAAGATACTTCATGGAGATGTCAAGTCCAGCAACATTCTCCTAGATGATGACTTCAAGCCAAAAGTCTCAGACTTTGGAATATCTAGACTCATATCTATAGAGAAGAACCACACTAACTTCGTCGTAGGGGATATAAACTACATAGATCCTGTGTATATGAAAACAGGGATACTTACAGAGAAGAGTGACGTGTATAGCTTTGGGGTTGTGCTCTTAGAACTAATCACAAGAAAAAAGGCAAGGTATGATGGAAACAATAGCCTCCcaataaactttgttaaatcTTACATGACGGATAGCCAGGCAAGAGAGATGCTCGATGATGATATCACGTCACCTGAAGTCATGGACTGTCTTCACATGATTGGTAGGATCGCAGTTCAATCTTTGAAGGAAGACGTGGATGAGAGGCCTACCATGAAGCATGTTTTGGAGCACCTTCATTTGGTGAGAAAGGAATGGATGCAAATTCAAGGGCATATGAGTTGTTATCAAAGTTGA